The following are encoded together in the Falsiruegeria litorea R37 genome:
- a CDS encoding ABC transporter ATP-binding protein: MSLLEVNDLRVSFRQDGQLTQAVKGVSFTVDRGETVALVGESGSGKSVTALSTVSLLAGSAEVEGSVTYDGQQMIGADEQRLQQVRGNDISFIFQEPMTSLNPLHTIEKQMAESLALHQGVVGSEARIRIIELLNKVGIRDPQDRLDSYPHQLSGGQRQRVMIAMALANKPDVLIADEPTTALDVTIQAQILELLAELQKSENMGMLFITHDLGIVRRIADRVCVMKDGEIVETGPTSEIFDNPQHPYTQKLLAAEPSGVPEPIASDAEVIAHTDGLRVWFPIQRGFLKRTVGHVKAVNDATISVRAGETLGIVGESGSGKTTLALALMRLISSDGGITYRDQDVRKWSTRELRRLRKDMQIVFQDPFGSLSPRMTCAQIIAEGLAIHNVDPHRAPRDLVVEVMQETGLDPAAMDRYPHEFSGGQRQRIAIARAMVLRPKLLVLDEPTSALDMTVQVQIVELLRNLQQKYGLAYLFISHDLKVVRAMSHQVLVMKQGDVVEMGPSEALFETPQTDYTRELIAAAG; the protein is encoded by the coding sequence ATGAGCTTGTTGGAAGTCAACGATCTTCGCGTGTCCTTCCGCCAGGACGGCCAGTTGACCCAAGCCGTTAAGGGCGTGTCATTCACAGTCGATCGGGGGGAGACGGTAGCCCTGGTGGGTGAGTCCGGGTCGGGTAAATCGGTGACGGCCTTGTCGACCGTCTCTCTTTTGGCTGGCAGCGCCGAGGTAGAAGGCTCTGTTACCTATGATGGGCAACAGATGATCGGCGCTGATGAGCAGCGCCTGCAACAGGTGCGCGGCAACGACATCAGCTTTATCTTCCAGGAACCGATGACCTCGCTCAACCCGCTGCACACGATCGAAAAGCAGATGGCGGAATCGCTGGCGCTGCATCAGGGCGTAGTAGGATCCGAAGCGCGGATCCGAATTATCGAGCTTTTGAACAAGGTCGGCATCCGCGACCCGCAGGATCGGCTGGACAGCTATCCACATCAGCTTTCGGGCGGGCAGCGCCAGCGTGTGATGATCGCCATGGCTTTGGCCAACAAGCCCGATGTTCTGATCGCGGATGAGCCGACGACGGCGCTGGACGTGACCATTCAGGCGCAGATCCTGGAGCTGTTGGCCGAGTTGCAGAAGTCCGAAAATATGGGAATGCTGTTCATCACCCACGATCTGGGCATCGTGCGTCGGATCGCGGACCGGGTGTGCGTGATGAAGGACGGCGAGATCGTTGAAACCGGCCCGACGTCTGAGATTTTTGACAATCCCCAGCATCCTTACACGCAAAAACTGTTGGCGGCTGAGCCGTCAGGCGTTCCTGAACCCATCGCATCTGATGCCGAGGTGATTGCCCATACCGATGGTCTGCGCGTCTGGTTTCCCATCCAGCGCGGGTTTCTGAAGCGAACGGTTGGGCACGTAAAAGCGGTCAATGACGCCACGATCAGTGTTCGGGCGGGTGAGACCCTCGGCATCGTTGGCGAATCCGGCTCGGGCAAAACCACGCTTGCGCTAGCCTTGATGCGGTTGATCTCGTCCGATGGCGGCATCACGTATCGCGACCAGGACGTGCGCAAATGGTCCACGCGTGAGTTGCGGCGGCTGCGCAAAGATATGCAGATTGTGTTTCAGGATCCGTTCGGCTCGCTCAGCCCGCGGATGACCTGCGCCCAGATCATCGCCGAGGGATTGGCGATTCACAACGTCGATCCCCACCGTGCACCACGCGATCTGGTGGTCGAGGTGATGCAGGAAACCGGACTCGACCCAGCCGCGATGGACCGCTACCCGCATGAGTTTTCGGGAGGTCAGCGCCAGCGGATTGCAATTGCGCGTGCGATGGTGCTCAGGCCCAAGCTGCTGGTGCTGGATGAACCGACGAGCGCGCTGGATATGACCGTGCAGGTGCAGATTGTCGAACTGTTGCGAAACCTGCAGCAAAAATATGGGCTGGCCTACCTCTTTATCTCGCACGACCTGAAAGTGGTGCGCGCGATGTCGCATCAGGTGTTGGTGATGAAGCAAGGCGATGTGGTTGAGATGGGGCCATCGGAAGCGCTCTTTGAAACGCCACAAACCGACTACACGCGCGAATTGATTGCAGCCGCAGGATAG
- the fnrL gene encoding transcriptional regulator FnrL: MTTQTLHVPSACGDCPIRHRAVCSHCDHDELLELEEIKYYRTFEAGQTIIWSGDMMSFVGSVVSGIATLTQTMEDGRTQMVGLLLPSDFVGRPGRDGAAYNVVATTDVVMCCFRKKPFEELMARTPHIAHRLLQMTLDELDAAREWMLVLGRKTAREKIASLLSIIARRDASVAAKGNAGLTTFDLPLTREAMADYLGLTLETVSRQISALKKDGVIQLEGKRHVTIPDMRRLMDEAGDDSDGGYLN, translated from the coding sequence ATGACTACCCAAACACTACATGTTCCCTCCGCCTGCGGGGATTGTCCGATCCGGCATCGTGCCGTGTGTTCGCATTGCGACCACGACGAATTGCTCGAGCTGGAGGAGATCAAGTACTACCGCACCTTTGAAGCGGGTCAGACCATCATCTGGTCTGGCGATATGATGAGCTTTGTGGGCTCTGTCGTCTCTGGTATCGCAACGCTGACGCAGACGATGGAGGACGGCCGGACCCAGATGGTTGGCCTCTTGCTGCCGTCCGATTTTGTTGGCCGCCCAGGTCGCGATGGCGCGGCTTATAACGTGGTAGCTACCACGGATGTTGTCATGTGCTGTTTCCGCAAGAAACCATTCGAAGAGTTGATGGCGCGTACTCCACACATCGCGCATCGCCTGTTGCAGATGACGCTGGACGAGCTGGACGCCGCGCGCGAATGGATGCTGGTTTTGGGGCGCAAGACCGCACGGGAAAAGATCGCCAGCCTGTTGTCGATCATCGCACGCCGCGATGCCTCGGTTGCCGCCAAAGGGAACGCTGGCCTGACGACGTTTGACCTGCCGCTCACGCGCGAGGCGATGGCGGATTATCTGGGCCTGACGCTGGAAACTGTCAGCCGCCAGATTTCGGCCCTGAAAAAGGACGGGGTCATTCAGCTTGAAGGCAAACGCCACGTAACCATCCCGGACATGCGCCGCCTGATGGACGAGGCGGGCGACGACAGCGACGGTGGGTACCTGAACTGA
- the hemN gene encoding oxygen-independent coproporphyrinogen III oxidase: MIAKSQLAQLGLFDAKVPRYTSYPTAPHFSNDVGSDLFGQWMSEIEPKSAISLYIHVPFCRRLCWFCACRTQGTQSDDPVKAYLETLKAELRLIADRLPQGITLSRLHWGGGTPTLLQPAMMTELAQEIFDVAPLGDNAEFSVEIDPNEIDADRLDALAAAGMNRASIGVQDFDPMIQKTIGRIQGYDVTRDAVDMIRARGIASLNADILFGLPHQTKARMTESVQKLLSLNPDRVALYGYAHVPWMAKRQQMIPSDKLPTPEQRLDLFETARRLFKWDNYAEIGIDHFATQDDGLTHALRAGRLKRNFQGYTDDQADVLIGVGASSISKFPRGYAQNAPATSAHTAAIRDGRFSTARGHQFKGDDVLRARLIEALMCDFHINRAEILREFDISADTLDGLFSQVNRSFDGLLAISDEGLFVPPEARPLTRMIARGFDEYDLSKAGHSSAI; encoded by the coding sequence ATGATAGCGAAATCCCAATTGGCTCAGCTCGGACTATTTGACGCGAAAGTCCCCCGCTATACGAGCTACCCGACCGCGCCCCATTTCAGCAATGATGTGGGGTCTGATCTATTTGGTCAATGGATGTCCGAAATCGAGCCCAAAAGCGCGATTTCCTTGTATATCCACGTGCCGTTCTGTCGCCGCCTGTGCTGGTTCTGCGCCTGCCGCACCCAAGGTACCCAATCGGACGACCCGGTAAAAGCGTATCTTGAGACGCTGAAAGCCGAGTTGCGCCTTATCGCAGACCGCCTGCCACAGGGAATCACCCTGTCGCGCCTGCATTGGGGCGGCGGCACGCCGACCTTGTTGCAACCCGCGATGATGACGGAACTGGCGCAAGAGATCTTTGACGTGGCCCCCTTGGGTGACAACGCTGAATTCTCGGTCGAGATCGATCCGAACGAGATCGACGCCGATCGTCTGGATGCCCTTGCCGCGGCGGGCATGAATCGCGCTTCGATCGGGGTGCAGGATTTCGATCCGATGATTCAAAAGACCATCGGGCGCATTCAGGGCTATGATGTGACGCGGGACGCCGTGGATATGATCCGGGCGCGTGGCATTGCCAGCCTGAACGCCGATATCCTATTTGGTTTGCCGCATCAGACCAAGGCACGCATGACAGAAAGTGTGCAGAAACTGCTGTCGCTGAACCCTGACCGAGTCGCCCTTTATGGCTATGCCCATGTACCGTGGATGGCCAAACGTCAGCAGATGATTCCGTCCGACAAGCTGCCGACACCTGAACAGCGGCTGGACCTTTTTGAGACCGCCCGCCGCCTGTTCAAATGGGACAATTACGCCGAAATCGGGATCGATCACTTCGCAACGCAGGACGACGGCTTGACCCATGCGCTCAGGGCCGGGCGTCTCAAGCGGAACTTCCAGGGCTACACCGACGATCAGGCCGATGTGTTGATCGGGGTTGGCGCCTCTTCGATCTCGAAGTTTCCGCGCGGCTATGCCCAGAACGCACCGGCCACGTCGGCGCACACGGCAGCCATTCGCGATGGACGATTCTCTACAGCGCGCGGGCACCAGTTCAAGGGTGACGATGTTTTGCGTGCCCGTCTGATTGAGGCGTTGATGTGTGATTTTCACATCAACCGGGCCGAGATCCTGCGAGAATTCGACATCTCTGCAGATACGCTTGATGGTCTGTTTTCGCAGGTCAACCGATCCTTTGACGGGTTGCTGGCCATCTCGGATGAGGGGCTGTTCGTCCCACCCGAAGCGCGCCCACTGACGAGGATGATCGCGCGCGGGTTTGATGAATACGACCTCAGCAAAGCCGGGCACAGCTCGGCCATCTGA
- a CDS encoding extracellular solute-binding protein — MTSPRVATRTRQMDIRPKVLGAIGLSIGLLLAATGLARAEDEKIIESHGYSFFGDLSYPADFEHFDYVNPDAPKGGEIAVSAPGTFDSMNPYSRKGRAGRYSWMVYESLLGEMPATGGGLPADQIGESYGLLAERLEYDEGKTWVIFYMRPEARFADGSPVTAHDVVFSHNLFLEQGLPSYAQAVKKRILSAEALDDHTVKFTFATGISRRSLIDQAGSVPVFPKAWYEENGARLDEPRLDAAPGSGPYQLDSYDVNRRIVYKRNPDYWGKDLPINKGRYNFDTIRVEYFADDTAGFEAFKAGEYTFRSEGNSKRWATEYDFPAVNKGWVKLEEIPDLTPPTPTGFVFNLGRPALQDKRVREALSLAFNFEWTNESLQFGLFKQRHSFVENAPHMAQGAPEGAELELLKSLGDLVPADMLTEPSVRAHESRAKRLNDRRNLRTAMKLLDEAGWAVGDDGMRRNAAGEKLVLEIPYPSSSSPTLTAVIDGFAKNLVAMGVDARPDKVDSAQYTLRNRDRDYDIVFDNYRAFLSAGTGLMQMYGSGEADFSLFNPAGLASPLVDAIIERSLVTTTKEDEAAALQALDRALRYERIMVPVWYNDKSWVAYWDQYDHPENLPEYAVGVLDFWWYDAEKAAKLKSDGALR; from the coding sequence ATGACATCGCCCCGCGTCGCGACCCGAACCCGCCAGATGGACATTCGGCCAAAGGTGCTGGGGGCGATCGGATTGTCGATCGGCTTGCTGCTTGCCGCAACAGGTCTTGCGCGGGCCGAAGATGAGAAGATCATCGAAAGCCATGGCTACTCGTTCTTTGGCGACCTGAGCTATCCGGCTGATTTCGAGCATTTCGACTATGTGAACCCGGATGCGCCCAAGGGTGGTGAAATCGCGGTTTCCGCACCGGGCACCTTCGATTCGATGAATCCCTACAGCCGCAAGGGGCGAGCAGGGCGCTATTCCTGGATGGTCTACGAAAGCCTGTTGGGTGAGATGCCCGCGACCGGAGGTGGACTGCCAGCAGATCAGATTGGCGAAAGCTATGGTTTGCTTGCCGAACGGTTGGAATACGACGAAGGCAAAACCTGGGTGATCTTCTACATGCGTCCCGAAGCGCGGTTCGCCGACGGCTCGCCCGTGACCGCGCATGACGTGGTGTTCAGTCACAACCTGTTTCTGGAGCAGGGGCTGCCATCTTACGCGCAAGCGGTCAAGAAACGCATCCTGTCTGCTGAGGCATTGGATGATCACACGGTCAAGTTTACTTTTGCCACTGGTATTTCACGTCGGTCGCTGATTGATCAGGCCGGATCGGTGCCGGTGTTCCCAAAGGCCTGGTATGAAGAAAACGGTGCGCGGCTGGATGAACCCCGCTTGGACGCCGCGCCGGGATCAGGTCCGTATCAGCTCGACAGCTATGATGTGAACCGCCGTATCGTCTACAAGCGCAATCCAGATTATTGGGGCAAGGACCTGCCGATCAACAAGGGGCGCTACAACTTCGACACAATCCGGGTGGAGTATTTTGCGGACGACACGGCAGGATTCGAGGCGTTCAAGGCAGGCGAATACACCTTTCGGAGTGAGGGAAACTCGAAACGGTGGGCGACCGAGTATGATTTCCCTGCCGTGAACAAAGGTTGGGTGAAATTGGAAGAGATTCCCGATCTGACGCCTCCAACACCCACCGGCTTTGTGTTCAACCTGGGCCGCCCCGCACTCCAAGACAAACGTGTGCGCGAGGCGCTTTCGCTGGCGTTCAACTTTGAATGGACCAACGAGTCCTTGCAGTTCGGGCTGTTCAAACAGCGTCATTCGTTTGTGGAAAATGCTCCGCATATGGCCCAAGGCGCGCCTGAAGGCGCCGAGTTGGAGCTGCTCAAGTCGCTCGGCGATCTGGTGCCTGCCGATATGCTGACCGAACCATCTGTGCGTGCGCATGAATCGCGCGCCAAACGCCTGAACGACCGCCGCAACCTGCGGACTGCGATGAAACTGTTGGACGAGGCCGGGTGGGCCGTTGGCGATGATGGCATGCGGCGCAACGCGGCAGGCGAAAAGCTGGTGCTTGAAATTCCCTATCCCTCGTCGTCGTCGCCAACCCTGACCGCTGTGATTGATGGTTTTGCAAAGAACCTGGTGGCGATGGGGGTCGATGCGCGCCCGGACAAGGTCGACTCGGCGCAGTATACGCTGCGCAACCGTGATCGCGATTATGACATCGTGTTCGACAACTACCGCGCGTTTTTGTCTGCTGGCACCGGTCTGATGCAGATGTACGGCTCGGGCGAGGCGGATTTCAGCCTGTTCAACCCTGCCGGTCTGGCCAGCCCGCTGGTGGATGCGATCATCGAACGCTCGCTCGTGACCACCACGAAAGAGGATGAGGCCGCTGCCCTGCAAGCCTTGGACCGTGCGCTGCGGTACGAACGCATCATGGTGCCGGTCTGGTACAACGACAAAAGCTGGGTCGCCTATTGGGACCAATACGACCACCCCGAGAACCTGCCGGAATATGCGGTCGGCGTGCTGGACTTCTGGTGGTACGACGCTGAAAAGGCCGCCAAGCTGAAATCTGATGGCGCGTTGAGGTAA
- a CDS encoding ABC transporter permease — MALSPLNQRRWRNFRKNGRAYWSLIIFSVLFTLSLFAEFIANDKPILVNYRGEYFTPVFNFYPETAFGGDFQTEAIYGDPEVKCLIASGGLEECFDEPEEMLEQISAGTFQAEGFEKGWAVWPPIPYSFNTTVDRPGAAPLPPNGQNLLGTDSAKRDVLARVIYGFRLSILFTLLVTGVASILGVVAGAVQGYFGGWTDLIFQRVIEIWSATPSLYVIIIMFAILGRSFWLLVALMILFGWTGLVGVVRAEFLRARNLEYVRAAKALGVGNITIMRRHMLPNAMVATLTFMPFIVTGTIGGLASLDFLGFGLPSSAPSLGELTLQAKNNLNAPWLAFTAFFTFAIMLSLLVFIFEGVRDAFDPRKTFS, encoded by the coding sequence ATGGCACTTTCCCCCCTCAATCAACGCCGCTGGCGCAATTTCCGCAAGAACGGCCGGGCCTATTGGTCGCTGATCATCTTTTCTGTGCTGTTCACGCTGTCGCTGTTCGCCGAGTTCATCGCCAACGACAAACCGATCCTGGTGAATTACCGGGGTGAGTACTTCACGCCTGTCTTCAACTTCTACCCCGAAACCGCCTTTGGCGGCGATTTTCAAACCGAAGCGATCTATGGTGATCCCGAGGTCAAATGCCTGATCGCAAGCGGCGGGTTGGAAGAGTGCTTTGATGAGCCCGAAGAGATGCTGGAACAGATCAGCGCGGGCACGTTTCAAGCCGAGGGGTTCGAAAAAGGTTGGGCCGTTTGGCCGCCGATCCCCTATTCGTTCAACACTACGGTTGACCGCCCGGGCGCGGCCCCGTTGCCACCCAACGGCCAGAACCTGCTTGGCACGGACAGCGCCAAGCGCGACGTACTGGCGCGGGTGATCTATGGCTTCCGCCTGTCGATTCTCTTCACGCTACTCGTGACAGGGGTGGCCAGCATTCTGGGCGTCGTTGCCGGTGCTGTGCAGGGATATTTCGGCGGCTGGACCGACCTGATTTTCCAACGCGTGATCGAGATCTGGTCCGCTACTCCGTCACTGTATGTGATCATTATCATGTTCGCTATTCTGGGGCGCAGTTTCTGGCTGCTGGTCGCCCTGATGATCCTATTTGGTTGGACCGGCCTTGTGGGCGTGGTCCGTGCAGAATTCCTGCGCGCGCGGAACCTGGAATACGTGCGAGCTGCCAAAGCGCTTGGGGTGGGCAACATCACCATCATGCGCCGTCACATGCTGCCCAACGCCATGGTTGCGACGCTCACGTTCATGCCGTTCATTGTGACCGGCACCATCGGTGGCCTGGCCTCGCTCGACTTTCTGGGCTTTGGTCTGCCATCGTCGGCCCCCTCGCTTGGCGAGTTGACGCTGCAAGCCAAGAACAACCTGAATGCGCCCTGGCTCGCTTTCACTGCGTTTTTCACCTTTGCCATCATGCTTTCGCTTCTGGTCTTCATTTTCGAAGGTGTGCGCGATGCGTTTGATCCAAGAAAGACCTTCTCATGA
- a CDS encoding microcin C ABC transporter permease YejB, translated as MGAYILRRLLLVIPTLLGIMIVNFTLVQFVPGGPVEQIIAELQGGGDVFEGFAGGGDDVQTQSGAPNEEYVGARGLPPEFIAELEKEFGFDKPPLERFLTMLGNYMTLDFGESYFRSISVIDLVLEKMPVSISLGLWSTLIAYLVSIPLGIRKAVRDGSTFDTWTSGAIIVAYAIPGFLFAILLLVLFAGGSYWQIFPLRGLTSDNFDELSLLGKIGDYFWHIALPVIASTISAFATLTLLTKNSFLDEIKKHYVMTARAKGLSESKVLYGHVFRNAMLIVIAGFPAVFIGVFFSGSIIIETIFSLDGLGRLGFEAAVARDYPVIFGTLFIFGLMSLVVGILSDLMYVLVDPRIDFESREG; from the coding sequence ATGGGAGCCTATATCCTAAGACGCCTGTTGCTGGTGATCCCGACCCTTTTGGGCATCATGATCGTCAACTTCACGCTGGTGCAATTTGTCCCCGGGGGCCCGGTCGAACAGATCATCGCCGAACTGCAAGGCGGCGGCGATGTGTTCGAAGGCTTCGCTGGCGGGGGTGATGACGTTCAAACACAATCCGGCGCCCCGAACGAGGAATACGTCGGCGCACGCGGCCTGCCGCCCGAATTCATTGCCGAGCTGGAAAAGGAATTCGGCTTTGACAAGCCGCCGCTCGAACGGTTCCTGACCATGCTGGGCAACTACATGACGCTGGACTTTGGCGAGAGTTATTTCCGCTCGATCAGTGTCATCGACCTGGTGCTGGAAAAGATGCCAGTGTCGATCTCTTTGGGTCTGTGGTCCACGCTGATCGCCTATCTGGTGTCGATCCCGTTGGGCATTCGCAAGGCGGTGCGCGATGGGTCAACCTTTGACACCTGGACCAGTGGCGCGATCATCGTGGCCTACGCGATCCCGGGATTCCTGTTTGCGATCCTGCTGCTGGTGCTTTTCGCCGGTGGCTCGTACTGGCAGATCTTCCCGCTGCGGGGGCTGACCAGCGACAACTTTGATGAGCTGAGCCTGTTGGGCAAAATTGGCGACTATTTCTGGCACATCGCGCTGCCGGTCATCGCCTCGACCATCTCGGCCTTTGCGACGCTGACACTGCTGACCAAGAACTCGTTCCTGGATGAGATCAAGAAACACTATGTCATGACCGCCCGCGCCAAGGGGCTGAGCGAAAGCAAGGTTCTGTATGGCCACGTCTTTCGCAACGCCATGCTGATCGTGATCGCGGGTTTTCCGGCAGTGTTCATCGGCGTCTTCTTCTCAGGCTCGATTATCATTGAGACGATCTTTTCGCTCGACGGTTTGGGGCGACTGGGGTTCGAGGCCGCGGTGGCGCGTGATTATCCGGTGATCTTCGGCACGCTCTTCATCTTTGGCCTCATGAGCCTTGTGGTCGGCATCCTGTCGGACCTGATGTATGTCCTGGTCGATCCGCGCATCGACTTTGAAAGCCGCGAGGGGTAA
- a CDS encoding elongation factor G — MRVFTVLGPTQSGKSTLVEAISRLDGRSTKFSVSDVVHLHSFSYLDEPWCAVDVNGGGDTLAYVGPAMAISDAAVIVVPPDPDAAVLAAPYLRLVEEAGIPSFLFINKMDNPNGRIRDIAAALQAYCTHHITLRQIPIRDGEQIVGAVDLISERAWKYQEGEPSALIELPSSAEGREQEARTELLETLSDFDDNLLEQLIEDKQPPSEEVFDLAAKVLQNHQLIPAYLGAASHANGLTRMMKALRHEAPEFDIARDRDEAGEKARAIAGFADVKKHIGKITVLRGLGDGVTSHEGLGGDTVGSLVGLDTKTQINQIKAGEIGLAVKSDHLSPGAIYDSIGASALPEWATSHAPSHRQKVTPIHERDDVRLSNALSRLNEIDPGLHQSQDELSGHAILGTQGPQHLRRLSEKLAEDFGIEVTTEPVDTAYRETISKSVDHRHRHRKQSGGAGQFADVVLTVAPLPRGSGFQFDDTVKGGAVPKNYIPSVEAGAQEALVEGPEGHQVVDVKVTLTDGKHHNVDSSDYAFKMAGKVAVREAIGMAKPVVLQPILHAEIHLPSGFVGDMVPTISSLQGQVLGFEANPNAAGWEIFNALLPAVAQDELHRTIASSTRGTGWANLSFDHYEEMRGQASKAKVVTA; from the coding sequence ATGCGCGTCTTCACAGTTCTAGGCCCAACCCAGTCAGGCAAATCCACGCTCGTCGAGGCGATCAGCCGCCTGGACGGGCGATCCACCAAATTCAGCGTGTCCGATGTGGTTCACCTCCACAGTTTTTCTTACCTCGACGAACCCTGGTGCGCCGTTGACGTCAACGGCGGCGGCGATACGCTGGCTTATGTCGGCCCTGCCATGGCGATCAGCGATGCTGCCGTAATCGTCGTGCCGCCCGACCCCGACGCAGCTGTATTGGCCGCGCCCTATCTGCGCTTGGTCGAAGAAGCCGGCATCCCGAGCTTTCTGTTCATCAATAAGATGGACAACCCCAACGGCCGTATCCGCGACATCGCCGCAGCCCTTCAGGCTTATTGCACGCACCACATCACCCTGCGCCAGATCCCCATTCGCGACGGTGAACAAATTGTGGGGGCGGTCGATTTGATTTCGGAACGCGCCTGGAAGTATCAGGAAGGCGAACCGTCAGCCCTGATCGAACTGCCATCCTCTGCCGAGGGTCGCGAGCAAGAGGCACGCACCGAGTTACTGGAAACGCTATCGGATTTCGACGACAACCTGCTGGAACAGTTGATTGAAGACAAGCAGCCTCCCAGCGAGGAGGTCTTTGATCTGGCCGCCAAGGTGCTGCAAAACCACCAATTGATCCCGGCCTATTTGGGCGCTGCAAGCCATGCCAACGGGTTGACCCGGATGATGAAGGCGCTTCGCCACGAAGCGCCCGAGTTCGACATCGCTCGTGACCGCGACGAGGCAGGTGAAAAGGCGCGTGCCATTGCAGGGTTTGCCGACGTCAAGAAACACATTGGCAAGATCACCGTCCTTCGCGGGCTTGGCGATGGCGTCACCTCGCACGAAGGTCTGGGCGGCGACACCGTTGGATCGCTTGTGGGACTGGACACGAAAACCCAAATCAACCAAATCAAAGCAGGGGAGATCGGTCTGGCGGTGAAGTCCGATCACCTGAGCCCTGGCGCCATCTACGACAGCATTGGGGCGTCTGCCTTGCCCGAATGGGCCACCAGCCACGCACCCAGCCATCGGCAAAAGGTGACACCCATCCATGAACGCGATGATGTGCGCCTGTCAAACGCCCTCTCACGCTTGAATGAAATCGACCCCGGCCTGCATCAATCCCAAGACGAGCTGAGCGGCCATGCCATTCTGGGCACGCAGGGACCACAGCATCTGCGCAGGCTGTCTGAAAAACTGGCCGAGGATTTTGGCATCGAGGTCACAACCGAGCCGGTCGATACAGCCTATCGCGAGACGATCTCGAAATCCGTGGATCACCGCCACAGGCATCGCAAACAATCCGGCGGCGCGGGGCAATTTGCCGATGTGGTGCTGACAGTCGCCCCCTTGCCGCGCGGGTCGGGGTTTCAATTTGACGACACTGTCAAGGGCGGCGCCGTGCCTAAGAACTACATCCCTTCCGTCGAGGCCGGAGCGCAAGAGGCCTTGGTCGAAGGCCCCGAAGGGCACCAGGTTGTTGACGTCAAAGTAACTTTGACAGACGGCAAGCACCACAACGTCGACAGCTCGGACTATGCATTCAAGATGGCCGGTAAGGTGGCCGTGCGAGAGGCGATTGGAATGGCGAAGCCTGTGGTCCTGCAGCCAATCCTACATGCAGAAATCCACCTGCCTTCTGGGTTTGTCGGCGACATGGTTCCAACGATCAGCTCACTGCAAGGACAGGTTCTGGGCTTCGAAGCCAATCCCAATGCCGCCGGGTGGGAAATCTTCAACGCCCTATTGCCGGCCGTGGCCCAGGATGAACTCCATCGCACGATCGCCAGTTCAACGCGTGGCACAGGCTGGGCCAACTTGAGCTTTGATCACTACGAGGAAATGCGTGGACAAGCATCCAAGGCCAAGGTGGTCACCGCTTGA
- a CDS encoding GlsB/YeaQ/YmgE family stress response membrane protein, translating to MEFSSVFAMLFIGALAGWFAGKLMEGRGFGILGNIIVGVVGAFAAGLIFPALGFSVGGGFIASVFHATIGAVILLFLIGLIRKA from the coding sequence ATGGAATTCAGCAGCGTCTTTGCGATGCTTTTCATCGGGGCCTTGGCCGGATGGTTTGCGGGCAAACTGATGGAGGGTCGGGGATTCGGCATCCTGGGCAACATCATCGTGGGCGTCGTAGGCGCCTTTGCCGCGGGGCTGATTTTTCCGGCGCTTGGCTTTTCGGTTGGCGGCGGATTCATCGCCTCGGTGTTTCACGCCACCATCGGGGCGGTCATTCTGCTGTTCCTGATCGGATTGATCCGCAAGGCTTGA